The sequence AAGATCTTAGAAGTAGATATGGGCTCCCTCCCATTGAACTGTGGGTGATGGGGGATACTGAAAGATGGCAATTTTTGGTCCGCTCTGACCACTTCAGCTGGGGTGGTTGGTAGCATGGCAGGGGGCATTCTGGGACGAGTAGTGCAGCTGGCAGTGCAGGTCCCCAGGCCCCAGCGGAACACAGCAGCatgcaaactacaactcccaccaCTTTTTAGAAACTTGCAACACCCAGTCCCTTTTGCACCTGCGCACTGCGCTCCCCAGGCTGCTGAGTGTTTCAGCTGGTGCTGGGAAGTTGCTGACTCTTCACATTGCTGGGCTGTGGCCCAGGCTGGATTAACCCATTGTGGGCCCCTTCGAAGTGTGGGCCTGGCGCCACAGTGCCACCAGAGCCATTTTAAACCCGGTACTGCTCTCCCCTTGCTACCTATGAGGCCCGTGAAAAATTGTTCAGTGACTTGTTTAGGTTCCTATTGTAAAGTGGCATTCATAGAAAATTGTCTCAACATCCATTTACTAACTTAACTTGAAACAATTCTTTGATCCAAATTAAACAAAAGTTGAAGAACCACCCTCAGAAGAGACCATCTCCATGACTAAACAGTACATACACAGCACCTTCTATCCAAAGATCTCAAGTGTTTTACAAAAAATCACCACCTCCATTTTCCAGCTGAGGAAACTGGAgagattggggcagaggagaagtAGCTTGCCAGAGCCACACACACAGTTTACAGAAGAGAGTGGAATAGAACTCCTCACCCCCAATGCTGTGTTCTGGTCATAAGCCCATATCATACAGCATGCATTCCCTTTTCAGAACACTTCATAAACATTTGCCTTCAAACAGGACCTTTGGAACTGGTCTTACAGAAATGCTACCATGAAATGATAGCCCACAAGCAAAAGCCACACGCAATCCTCCTTCTAAACTATGGAGCCTTCACAACACCACTGGTTTCAAAATATGCCTTTCTTGCTCTGTGTTTAGAGATGTCAAATGTGTTCCAACACTTTACCAGATATTTTGCAAGACCATAGGCATGACTAGATGGAGTTTATTAGCACTTCACACTTGCAGGCTCTACGATCAGCAATATTTCATctatggttttttaaaaagatgtcagTGGATTTTTTCCATTAATTCATATGGCCCTCCCCAAATCTATGAAATACAGGAAGCCTCAAGGAGAGTCATCCAGCCCATCTTAAACAATTCTCTTGCACTGATGCACATGTTCATAAACACTAGAAGCTTGTGCTACAACTGTATGTTCCAGCAGTGCCAAACTACCCTCATGCTAACAGAAAGGAAGTAACTACTGACCACATCAATACCCTATAACAGGCAACAGTTCTCAGAGAACCTCAGGGGAGTCGCTAAAGCCAGCAAGCACCAGCGTTCACGTTCTGAGAGTTTGGAATCCACAGACTGGCAGCGCTTTCATTTCATCCACCCGACTCTTGTGAATCTGGAAGGCAGGAGTCACCCATCGGCCACACGAACACTGTTCACCACGCCAACTGAAGGAGCCCAACTTCGAAGTGCATTTGGGGCACAGAAGCTGCAATAAACACAAGCAACAATATATAAGGCTCTTTCAAACAATTCACTTCTCAGACTTCAGGACTAGAACTCCTAGGAAGCAGCTACAGAGCTTGGGACCACATCAACAGTTTCACatattccaaggctagaagggaccattgtgatcatctagtctgacctcctgtataacacaggccacagaacttccccaaaataattcatagagcatATTGTTAAGGAAAACAtccaatatttattaaaaattatcagggatggagaatccaccacgacccttggtaagttgttccaatggttaatcaccctgttaaaaatttacaccttatttctagtctgaatttttctagcttcaacttccagccagtgcATCATGTTATaaaactttctctgctagaccaAAGAGCCCatgtttgttaaatatttgttcccatgtaggtacttatagactgtaatcaaatccaCACAAGTCCCTtctcagactagaggatcatactTCACAAGTCCAACAAGACTACTGAAATCTAGCCACTTCAGTATAATAAAGGAagaatttttctattttttcattttgcagaaCACTTCAAGAGATCACCTGTTTTGCTGGGTATTCAGAACATTTTGGACCAGATTCACAAGAGCATTCAGCAACCAGAAGAAGAGACAGCTCATCTCCTGATTAGAACTGAAATGAAATAGCCAGATTTTAAGAAGTTCTCAACATTTAGCATCTACAATTGTCCTCAATTATAGCTGATGGGGGTCTGAAGCACTTAAATTAAGTGACCAgattttcaggtgcctaaatgggagttgagctcttttgaagatctggccctccaCTTTGCAGACCACTAGAAAGGGCTCTGTGAGCCACAGTTTGAGCACCTCTGCGATAAAGCCTATTGTGCATAGCATTTCATGCTGTAAGAACTATCCCAAAACATAGTAGAATGCAGTTGCATAAGTAGCAgaggaacaaaaataattaagtaaAGGCAAAGTCAGGATTCTAAAGGATTTGGGGAGATAGAAGAAGGCTACTCCGGATGGCAGAAGCTACAGCAAAGAAGAATTTTGCATCTAAAGAAGTGAAACTGTGGGGAGAGAACCTGAGTCCATTAGATAAGCCTGGGAAAGTGCACAGAAAGTTTGGAAGACAATAGGGAAAGTTTTAAGTGAAATTGACCAGGAGTGCTGTAtggatcatttatttatttagtgtgtgCATAGTCatctagccaagcgatggcatcttcagtggcgtgatgcagttcttctaggccaccacTGAAACTAGTTAGCAGGCATTCGTCGACAATGTGCGTCACCATCTGTGTTGCACCGCAGCTGCATAAAGGGCTGTCACGAAGGCCCCAACTATACGGGTTAGCTCCAGAGAGACCTTGCCTGGTCCAAAACCTGTTCAATTGGGACTATTGGCGAcggggcaggtcaaaaccagtgtggaagtataacactgtataacgttgtataaggggacatgctggatacattgtatatgagagggcatgccaaaacatgttacaaagtatctgagggagcacacgtagggacagttagcttttgaatggagaagcaattaagatagagccagcacgtctaagaagcaggcatcagaatggaaggtgtgaagggcaattagttaagttaactggaagctgttaaaggagattgttaagggtggcaggtaattgaagatacgtgactggtctcagggatctcgaagggtggtgactaaaatctttttcttcttttgtctgtaacttctctgtaacttgttctccaaaaacctgtataaattaagagacacaagccccactcggggggctcacttctaaatgtattagcagagcagctttgctaataaaacagagtggtctgataaattgtgagtctgagtcaaactttgacaccaggtgggcaaactgtggggtcGGCGATATGATTTCCTCTCGCCAGAGTGTTTCTGCCTTAACATCCTGGCATGGCAGATGAGACTATAATGGGCGACGTGACGACAAATGTGCAGCTGGTGGTTTTAAAAGGTCATCGTGCAGAGGCAGGCTTGAGTTGGCACatactttctccagtaacttgccagtggcaaCCTCTCGTCTGATATGAGAAGAAGAAATATTACTCAGAACTGGAAGCTGCCATGGGAGTGGAGTCGGACGCAGGGTGCCGGAGATGATACTCATGGCAGCATGTAACTGCGTAtctgccagtttggtgtgtgatGATCAACTCCAAACTGGTGCACAGTACTCCGTCACCGAATACAAGGTGGCAAGAGCTGATGTCTGCAAAATTGGAGCACGAGCACCCCATGACGAACCTGCCACTTCGCTAAGAAGATTGTTGTGCAtcttaactttagctgctgtcttcttcaggtGGGCATGGTAACTCAGTGTGCGGTCTAAGGTCACACCTAGATAGACCGGTTCTACTTTAGGCTTCACCTTCtgaccattcagataaacattcaggTCTCGTGTTGTGCTGGCgtgatgaagatggaacaaactggagactgtttttatgaCGCTTGGCTGGAGGCACCAAGTCTTACAGTAGTCAACTAACTTTATCTTGTCCCGGTTTAAGGTGGCATCAAGCTCATGAAATGTCCGGGCCTGGGTACCACAACAGATGTCATCTGAGTAAATGAACTTTCGTGACTCCGTTGTTGGCAGCTCATTGATGTAAAGGTTGAACAGGGTTGGagaaagcacagagccctggggtaaccCACTGCTCTATCGTCTCCAAGCACTCGTATTCTCCCCCACATGGACTCTGAACTGCCTATCGCAGAGTTCAACAACGCCTGTGATCCAAGGTAGCAGAACCCACGATACCTTCACGAGCAGGCCACTGTGCCATACTGTATCATACGCCGCTGTTAGAGCGATGAAAACAGTGCCTATTTTCAAGTTTCTCTGGaagccattttcaacaaatgtAGAGTAACGTGATCATGCTTTTCTGGAATGTGGGAAGAAAGAGGCAGCAGAACTGCATACATGGTAAAGCTGGGATTTTTGGGAGGGCAGAAGAGAGCTGAGAAGAGTAGTCTGACAGAAGTGGAGCTGAGAAAGCAGCAAACATATAGTTTAACTCAGCTTTACAGTATTGTCATGAAGACTCACCAGTCCAGGCATCAAATCTACTTACTTGTCCTTCATTTTGGtgataacagaaaaaaaaactagatatGCTTCTtcagcaaaacaaaacccacaatcTCTAACAGGATAAGTGAAACTCTGCAAGGTTGCTCTAAAAACATCTCTGCTGCATAATCACAATTTTACTTGACAGAGCTATAAAAAAGGTGTCCTATGGCTTAATAATCTATTATCATGGAGGATACCTGAAACAGAATCCCACTCCGGGTATCATCCTCCATCAGCTAATGGCTATTGGTGACTGTCATGTGGGAGCCCTAGAGCTGTAGGAAGTGGGAGAAGAAGACATTTACAGCTTATTAATGAGCTTCAGAGGTGGTGGAGACTGAAAGGACTATAGCTGTAACAGCAGTCTTGCACGAGCAGTAAAACCAGGAGATTTAAGGAGTCTGGTCAGATGCacagaatcattaaaaaaaaagtgagaatgtCTCTTAAGGGAGTTTCATAGATAAACATTGTGAAGTGCTTGCTCCCCTTACCTGTCCTTCCATCACTCCTAACAATATTGGCTCCATCCACTGTACAGGTTCAATGAAATAAGAGGTACATTTAACTCGACTGTCATTACGAAGCTGAGCAGGATCTGTAATCCTCTTGTGAGCAAAGGCTGCTGGTCCACTTCCTTCAGCATGGGCCAAAATGCTCGAACTACGAAATAGGGAACGTCTATTCTccagaggaaaaagagagagagaaagagagagagaaaaagcctgAAGATAACTGGACAACAGTGAAGTACAAGGCAATAGTAGCAGCAGCAAATGGATGGGGTAATACAgtgtacattttcttttttcatttgacgAGGACAATGAAGGCTGTCCCTTTTTAGGCCCCCTCCCGACCTCAGCAAATCCTATCATGTTTTCAGCCCTGGGCCTCTTTCCCACAGTTACACTTTGTTTCTTATGTAGTTACTTTTAGCAAACTCCTAGCTAATGAAACATGAGATCATCTAGGTACATGTGTCTGGGAACGGTACAGCTAGAAAATAGGAATTTCTCTTATTTCCAATGATTAAGAAAAAGAGGCCGAAACAAGACCAGACAACTGACCTATGGAGTTAAGAGGCTTCTTTGGGGCGGGGCAGATTTTGAACAGTTTCAACTTATTAAACTCAGTGTTAGTTTTGGTGTAAGCAGAAGCAACTTAAGTGGAGCTGCACCTACTTACAGAAGATGTACACTTAGCTCCAGGGGTTCTAAGGGACTTCAGAGCCTGAGAGACATTTTATTCTTCATGATCACAAAACAAAGATTAGGCAAAGGAAAGTATCATATGTACTTCTGTTTGAAAGTTTTTCAAGGATTTATTCCTGTTCTGAAAGAGACAAACCCAATAAACTATAAAGGCTATTTTCCTTACAATAGTTTATTTCAGAGTAACGCTTTGTGAGAAATGAAAGGCTCCATACCTGCATTTTCTGCACCTGTAGAGAACCTCACTGCTGAGAGTTTGACAAGTGCTGGTCGGGTCAACTGCAAAGACTTCTCGTGGCAAGTCTTGCAGCTCTGCAGAGAGTGAGTGATACAAATCTGTGAATTGAACTCAAACTTAATGACCTATTTATAGTCTTCACACTTCTTACCCTCACCTTCCCCTTCCTTAGGAAGTTCCTAAGAGATGAGCCTCACCCCTTAGTTCCTAAAAAGGGGAGTTCCATTGTGCTAATTACAAGAAGCTTTGAATCTACAGATAGTATGTCTTGATCTTGTCCTGGTGTACAGATAGCTCCCAGTCACAAAACTTTATACACACAACATGCAAAGTTTTCAGGCTATCAAGGTTTTTACATGCACAAATCACCATATTTGGGCACTatctgctctcagttgcactggtataaatcaacagAATTGCCAAACCAAATTAGATTAGAGCCGGCAGAGTGTAACTGAAAGGCTGATTCAGATAGTGCTAATATTTCAGTCCTGGAACAGGTATCTACCCTAGAAGAAATATAATATACCATCCTTTTGCAAGTTCAATTACTCTTAGCTACTATAGCTCTAGCTCCCCTGAACACACAACACCTCAGACATTACCTTCACTCACCAGAATATTTCTCTGTAACTTTTTGCAAGCGATACTGTTTGTAAATGGCACTGGTCACATCAACTTTACAGCCCATTGCTTCATAGAGTTTCAGCTGCCATTCAAAGCCTTCGTTCATTCTGGAACAATAGTGAAAATCAGAGGCACATTTCCTAGGCTATGGAGAACGTACATATTAGTCCACACAGGGACAGAAAGGAATCTTATCAGGGCAAAGAACTCACTTGGCGTCGGATTTGATGGCTTTGATAGTGGCATAAGCCTCTTCGAAGGTGAGATTGTTGGTTTTCATTAAATACGCCGTCACTAAAGCAACACTTCGACTGACTCCAGCGTGGCTGAAAGACAAAGAACTCTTCAGAATAAGATCATGAACAAAACTGGGGAAAATACACTAGGGGAATTAATTCATTTCAAGCCTCTCTTCCATTTTTACTGGTCTGCTTCTGGGGAAATTAATCTCTTTGCTCCCTTTTCTGGCCTGAGGGGGAACGTGAGCAGGGCCTGGCAGGGGAGCGTGGGGACCTGGGAGGTGAAAACGGGATCGCTTGTTCCTGGTcactgcagggagcaggcaggAAGGGCCCGACCACATCTCACTTCTCCAGGGATGCTGGAAAGATTTGCACCGTGGGGgagctgagaaccattgaaccaaactgtagaCCCGGTTTATGATGGGAACCGCTTCAAGCCAGGCAGTGGGGCGGCAGCTCCCACCCCGCCACACGGCTAGTTCCAGCAGCTCTGCACTTCTCCCCCACACGCAGCACTGAGGCGCTGCTTGCCGTGGTGCTAAGGCCAGTGCAAAGGGGCTCGGACAGCTCAGCCTCCGGccgcgctgccccaggagcccagcccggGCCAGGACGCGGCCCCTTGGacgctggggggagaggggggtcccCTGCCCCGGGCTCACCATCGCACCAGGACGGCGCCGCCCCCCGCCCGGGCCGCGCTGAGGAAGGCGGCGCAGGAGTCGAGGTGGCTCAGCAGGTCGGTGCCGGGCTCGTCCCGCGCCGGGATATGCAGGGTCCGGATCCCCGGCACCGCGGGAGGCTCCTCCGCGTCCACCGAGAGCAGCGCCGCCACCCCCGCCGCCTGCAGGGCCCCGGCCGCCGCGTCGGCCGCCGCGCCGCCCACGAACAGGCCAGGGAGCACCGGCACCATCCGGCCTCGCGCCCCGCTGTCAGCGTCTCGACTGGCGGGTCGTGTGGCCCGGCCTGGCGGCTTCCGGGCTGCCCCTCCCCGCCGCCACTACCAACATGGCGTCTCCCggcctgccccttctccccgcccTTGCCACCACCAACATGGCGACTGCCGGCCTAGCCTTTCCCCATCGCTGCCACCGAACCCCGCCTCCCGGTGCTTCGTTCAGCGCCGACAGCGAGACGTCCTCGGTTCTACAGTGGAAACGGCCCTCTTGGTACCTGAGGGAAgagcctcttccttcccccacccaccaatAGGGCAGTTTCCATCTTTGTCTCCTCTGGTGGTTGCTCGCGCACACACACCTGTGCACTGTGATGTGTACACACCATGCGCCCAGACACCTAAACGCACCCCCGCAGCCGAGTCAGGCGTGTTCACACTGTATGTACAAACACATATAGACACGCACCCCAGCTGAGCTTTGCGGACACACCATACCCGAACACACAGGCGCACGCACCACCTTTGAGACCTGCATATACATACCCACCATGCTATACACAAACTTGTAGACTCAATACCCCAAACCAAGCTACTTGAATGCCCTGCATGGAAACATAGGACTGTATGAGGTaatagagcagtggctctcaacctctccagactactgtgcccctttcaggagtctgatttgtcttgcaaaccccaagtttcacctcccgtaaaaactacttgcttacaaaatcagacatcaaaatacaaagtgtcacagtgcactgctactgaaaaattgcttcctttctcattttgtccatatgaaattttagtttgtactgacttcgctggtgctttttgtgtagcctgttgtaaaactaggcaaatatctagatgagttcatgtactccctggaagacctctgcatacccctggttgagaaccactgacatagaGTAAATTGGAACGGGCTAGGATTGGGATgggtgggcagggacagggctttGAGAAGACTTTGCAAGGTCTGAGACTACAGGAAAAGGAGTCAGATTCCAGAACTGAGTCAGCCTGATCTGTATGGGGGATCATGTGGTGGCCATGCCTACACTCTACACAGCAGAAGGAGGAAGGCTCTTTCCACCCTTGGAGCTGCCAGTAGCTACATGTTCCATGTGAGTCCAAGAAGCAGGAGCACTCTTGTGTCAATACCCAAGAATCCCTGAAAGTTGTTTTCTTCTAGCactaaaatgggattttttttataataagGAAAACAGTATTATCCCTAACATTGCTCTGTCTCCTCTTCAATGCAAAGCCTCTGCCTAGCTTCCCTATCCCCTTCCTACCTGGCTTCCTGCTGTTTCAAAGCAACAGTACACAGATCCTTACACCATGGAAATGGGGTGTTCCATCATCTGGGACTGGCTTTGGGAACGGCAAGTCCTTTTGTGTTTTCAGGAAGAGTTTTCCTCTCCCACTGTGGTCAGAGGCCAGCAACTAGGTTCTGAGGAGGTCTCGGGAGAATAAGAGCACCCAGAGTGCTTGGTCCCTATACTTGCCTTCCCAGTATGCAAATAGCAAAAATGTCAGCAGGGGGCAGGCTTGAGCTTGTTTTACTCTGAAAAGAAAATTCAGCCACTTACTGTATTACAATCTAATAACTGGGTTGGTTAGAACTGAATCAAGCCCAAATGGATCTGCATTAGCAACAAATCAGATGAACCAAGAAAagactcctgtttttttttaatatatcacTGCAGAACACCTTTGAAGCCTCCCCCAAAATTATCCCTAATTCTTAGCAAAAGCATCTGCAGCAAAAACCTTTCTGGGAGCCCAGAACTGGTGCTGACAAAATGCGTTGTACCTCACCTTTAAAGTAAGTTAACAAGTAAAGTTGTTGGAAGTTCCCAACACAGCTCTTTACAAGAAACAGATCTTTACAAGAAACAGACAACATATTCActgttgtgtgcagtgttgtagctgtgtcgatcccaggatactagagaaacaaggtgggtgaggtaatatcttttattggaccaacttctgtctctctcaccaacagaagttggtccaataaaagatactacttcacccaccttgtctctctaacatatTTAATGTCATATTTCACTAGTCAGCTGGGACTGGCTCAGAGTGTTCCCTCCTTGTTGCAGTTCACTTTAGCTAGGTATGACGATCAATGCCTtgatatgctgctgcttccctttcaGTACCCACCTTAAGGGGCTCTGGGATTTTGTGAACTTTTCTTCCCTGATCCCATTCAGGCTGCCaaaacagaacataagaacggccatactgggtcagatcaaaggtccatctagcccaatagcctgtcttcctacagttgccaatgccagattccccagagggaatgaacagaacaggtaatcattaagtgatccatcccctgtcgcccattcccagcttctggcaaacagaggctagggacaccatccctgcccatcctggttaatagccattaatggatctatcctccaggaacttatctagttcttcttttaaccctgttatagtcttggccttcacaacatcctctggcaaggagttccacaggttcactgtgcattgtgtgaaaaaatacttccttttgtttgttttaaacctgctgcctattaatttcatttagtgacccctagttcttgtggtatgaggagtaaataacacttcctgatttactttctccacaccagtcatgattttatagacctctatcacatccccccttagtcatttctttttcaAGGTGAAAAGTCTCAGTTTTATTAATCACTCCTCaaatggaagccgttccatacccctaattatttttgttgcccttttctgaaccttttccaagtccaatatatcttttttgagatggggagaccacatctgcacacggtattcaagatatgggcagaccatggatttatatagaggtaatatgatattttttgtcttattatctatccctttcttaatgattcccaacattctgttcgcttttttgactgccgctgcacattgagtggatgttttcagagaactatccacaatgactccaagatctctttctttagtggttacagctaatttagaccccatcactttataagtatagttgggattatgttttccaatgtgcattactttatatttatcaactttgaatttcatctgccattttgttgcccagtcacccagttttgaaagattcttttgtagctctttgcagtctgcttgggacttaactatcttgagtacttttgtatcatctgcaaattttgccacctcactgtttacctgtttttccagatcatttatgaatatgttgaacaggactagggtgaccagaacttttaggtctgtaatcaagtgaccagagagattgaagtgttctccaactggtttttgaatgttatcattcttgacatctgatttgtgtccatttattcttttacgtagtgtgacaaagctctgtccttgcctccgtgggtcccgcgtttcctggcggatttcgctagcctcagaggctcactgtgaccctgcacgtaacccttctctctctagagacaagggtcacagtctactgagc is a genomic window of Natator depressus isolate rNatDep1 chromosome 1, rNatDep2.hap1, whole genome shotgun sequence containing:
- the DUSP12 gene encoding LOW QUALITY PROTEIN: dual specificity protein phosphatase 12 (The sequence of the model RefSeq protein was modified relative to this genomic sequence to represent the inferred CDS: inserted 2 bases in 1 codon) — translated: MLVVAAGRGSPEAARPGHTTRQSXDADSGARGRMVPVLPGLFVGGAAADAAAGALQAAGVAALLSVDAEEPPAVPGIRTLHIPARDEPGTDLLSHLDSCAAFLSAARAGGGAVLVRCHAGVSRSVALVTAYLMKTNNLTFEEAYATIKAIKSDAKMNEGFEWQLKLYEAMGCKVDVTSAIYKQYRLQKVTEKYSELQDLPREVFAVDPTSTCQTLSSEVLYRCRKCRRSLFRSSSILAHAEGSGPAAFAHKRITDPAQLRNDSRVKCTSYFIEPVQWMEPILLGVMEGQLLCPKCTSKLGSFSWRGEQCSCGRWVTPAFQIHKSRVDEMKALPVCGFQTLRT